One Melospiza melodia melodia isolate bMelMel2 chromosome 1, bMelMel2.pri, whole genome shotgun sequence genomic window carries:
- the LOC134425873 gene encoding fatty acid-binding protein, adipocyte, which produces MCDHFVGTWKLLSSENFEDYMKELGVGFATRKMAGVAKPNVTISINGDVITIKTESTFKNTEVSFKLGEEFDETTADDRKTKNVITLENGVLKQVQKWDGKETIIKRKVVDGNLVVECTMNNVSCKRTYEKA; this is translated from the exons ATGTGCGACCATTTTGTGGGCACCTGGAAACTCCTTTCCAGTGAAAACTTTGAGGACTATATGAAAGAACTGG GAGTGGGGTTTGCTACCAGGAAGATGGCTGGTGTGGCCAAGCCTAATGTAACTATCAGCATCAATGGTGATGTGATTACCATCAAAACAGAAAGTACCTTCAAAAACACAGAGGTCTCTTTCAAGCTGGGTGAAGAGTTTGATGAGACCACAGCAGATGACAGAAAAACAAAG AATGTCATAACCCTAGAGAATGGTGTGCTGAAGCAGGTGCAGAAGTGGGATGGAAAAGAGACTATCATAAAGAGAAAGGTGGTGGATGGGAACCTGGTGGTG GAATGCACCATGAATAACGTTTCCTGCAAAAGAACCTATGAAAAAGCATGA